The DNA window GCAGCAGACAACTCTATGTTGGTCCTGTCTGATATTGTAATCTGATAGCAGAAGCTTTTTATAAAATTAGCCATGTATACATGCCAAGGAATTTCAAAAAGAGGAAAGTTATGTTCATTACAAAACTCTAAAACTTCTTCTGGAATACTTTTAATATAGGGACCTATGTTAATAACCATTCCACTAGCATGATTATAGTAGGTATGTTTAACCAGCTCGAATAATCCCTCTTCTTTTTCTAAGGCAATACCAGTAACAAAGGAAAGTTCCTGACCCTCTAAAAAAGTAGATATTTCTATCCCCTCGATCATATGTGCCCATCTTACTACATTGTCTAGACCATTTTTCCCGGCAACCAACTTTATATCCTTCTTATTGGTAGTTTCATATAACGCACTTAATTTTATAGCCATTTCTTACCCCCAAAATCTAAACACCCTTTAACAAATTTAAAGTTGTATTTTTATATAATTTAAATAAATTTTTTTAAAAAAATATTTTTGATGGTCTTCCGGATATTTATTCTATATATTAAATTTCTTATATGAACATGTATTTATGAGGCTTATATTAATTTACATATTTTATTCCTATATAAATTATTTGTCAACAAATTCACAGAAAGTTAAAAAATATAAAAATAAATTTAACTATTGAAAATGCTGCTACATTTCAACACATCCATGTTTTACGTATATAGATCAAAGATTTTTAATTTACAGAGTTTATATTGTGCTCTAGCACAATTCATTTTAGGTCAAGACACGTTGTTATTTTACTGAAGGCATCCTATACTCATGTTATGAAAATAATAAAAAGTAAGTGACATCTTGTCAGCAAAAAAAAGGGACCACTCTTTAATACCCTGGAAAGATATAAAGTCGTTTTACTTTCTCTGAAAATCAGGTGAAGGTGGAGTGACTTTTTTATTTGACCTACTTTCATCAATGATTTTAAACTTTATATCCAGTTGGTATTTAGTTTATTTACCTTGGTAGTTCTAGCACTTTATAAATCATTGAAGGGGGAGATTTAATATGGCAAAACAAGAAACTTTTGAAAGAGTATTGTCGAAAAAAGATGTCTTAGCACTTGCATTCGGAGCAATGATAGGTTGGGGATGGGTAGTTATGGCAGGCAGCTGGATAAAAACTGCAGGTACATTAGGAGCAATATTAGCATTTATTATGGGTGGTATCATGGTTCTGTTTGTTGGACTTACTTACGCCGAACTTACCTCTGCTATGCCTAAATGCGGCGGAGAACATGTATTTAGTTTGAGGGCTTTGGGGGCAAATGCATCCTTTATATGTACGTGGTCTATCATCTTAGGATATGTCTCGGTGGTTGCATTTGAAGCTGTGGCTTTTCCCACAGTTTTGGAATATTTGGTCCCTGGCTATATACAGGGTAAAATGTACACGGTAGCGGGATATGACGTTTATTTTACCTGGGTGCTTGTAGGTATGATAAGCTCTATTGCGATAACGATTATAAATTATTTTGGAGTAAAACCTGCCGCATTTTTACAAGGTGTGCTTACTCTTATAATCGGAGCTGTGGGCCTTAGCTTTTTCGGAGGAGCAGTAGTTAATGGCGATACTGCAAACATTACATCGCTTTTCAGTGATGGGAGTAGGGGCGTTTTGGCAGTTGCAGTTATGACACCTTTTATGTATGTGGGATTTGACGTTATACCCCAGGCTGCAGAAGAGATAAACCTACCATTCAAAAAAATAGGACAGATATTAGTAATGTCAGTTGTTATGGCTGTTGTATGGTATGTAATGATCATTTACGGAGTTTCACTAGCAATGAACAGCAGCGCTCTAGCAGGTTCAAAACTTGCGACTGCCGATGCAATGAAAGCTGTCTTCTTTAATAGTCCTTTGGCATCTAAAATAATGGTTATAGCAGGAATCGGAGGAATTATAACAAGCTGGAACTCATTCTTTGTAGGGGGAAGCAGAGCTATATACTCTATGGCTGATTCAAAGATGCTTCCTAAATTTCTCGGGAAGCTACATCCAAAATACAAAACACCCGTAAATGCTGTACTTTTAATCGGTATATTATCAACATTGGCTCCGCTTCTAGGTAGAAAAATGTTGGTCTGGCTTGTTGATGCTGGCGGATTTACAATAGTTATTTCTTATCTTATTGTTGCGATATCATTTGTCGTTCTGAGATTTAAAGAACCTGATATGCCTAGGCCATATAAGGTGAGAAAAGGGGTATTAGTCGGATCTATAGCTGTACTTTTAAGCGGGGCATGCATCTTCCTATATCTTCCTGGAGCACCTTCTGCACTAGTAAATTATGAATGGGCCATTGTTCTTGGATGGTTCATCTTAGGCGGGGTCTTCTATACGTGGGCTAAAATGTCATATGCTGAATTTGGAATGCATACAGAAGAAAATAGCATCATCCAGGCTGAATAGAGTTCATATTTACCAAATAGATGTTACGTTCCAAATTTAAATTTTTAGTAAAGTTCGTAACATCTTTTGCTTTTATCAAAAAAAAAATATAAATATTAGAAAATTAAAAAAAATTAAATACATATTGGAGGTTTTATCATGATTTCAGAGAAAAATGCAAAAATTTTAACAGCGATTCCAGGTCCTAAATCTAAAGAACTACTTGAAAAAAGACTTAAATTTGTGGCAAGAGGTGTAAGCTATTCTACAGAAATATTCGTAGAAGAGGCTAAAGGCGCACTTATAAAGGACATTGACGGAAATGTATTTGTTGATTTTGCGGCAGGTATAGGGGTACAAAATATCGGCCATTGCGATGATGAAATAATAGAAGTTATAAAATCACAAGTTGAAAAAAACATTCACTCTTCTTTTAATGTTGCTATGTATGAACAATATATTAATTTAGCAGAAAAACTCGTTTCAAAAACTCCGGGAGATTATGATAAAAAAGCTCTCCTTATAAACAGTGGTACCGAAGCTGTAGAAAATGCTGTAAAAATTGCAAGGAAATATACTGGCAAACCAATGATTTTGTCATTGGAAAACGCTTTTCACGGAAGAACTTACATGTCTATGACACTTACAAGTAAGGTAAAACCTTATAAATATGGTTTTGCTCCATACAACAGTGACACACATAAAATCCCGTCACCTTACTGTTATAGATGTCAGTTTGGAAAAAAACATCCTGGATGCAATTTTGAGTGTGCTGAAAAACTAAACGATCTTTTAAAAGGTGAATTATCTGCTGATATGATTGCTGCTCTAATTGTAGAACCCGTACAGGGTGAGGGAGGTTTTATTGTCCCTCCTAAAGGATATTTACCAAAACTTCAAAAAATATGTAATGAAAATGGTATACTATTCATAGTAGATGAAATCCAAGCAGGATTTGCCAGAACAGGTAGCCTATTTGCATCTGAGCAGTTTGATATCGAACCTGATATCATAACTATGTCAAAAGCACTTGCTGCTGGAATGCCGTTAGCTGCTGTTATTGGGAAAAAAGAAATAATGGAAAACCCAATTGTAGGATCTATTGGTGGAACTTTTAGTGGAAACCCTGTTGCATGTGCTACTGCCATTAAAGTTATTGAAAAAATAGAAAAAGAAAATCTAGCAGAAAGAGCCAATTCTATCGGTGAAAAGATCAAATCAAGACTTTTTGAGATGCAAAAAAAATATCCTGTAATAGGTGATATAAGAGGACTTGGTGCAATGTGTGCAGTTGAATTTATAAAAGATCCAGAATCAAAAGAGCCAAATAAGGAAATAATAGGAAAAATAACTAAAGAAAGCCTTCAGCAAGGTGTGATTTTTATAAGTGCAGGAATTTATGGAAATGTGCTCAGGTTCCTCCCTCCGCTTGTTATGACTGATGAGCAATTAGAATACAGCTTAGACGTTCTTGAAAAATCAATAAAAAAAGCTTTAAATTAAACTATACTGATACATTTATTGAAATCACTGGTGAAAGGTAGGATATTATGAAATTATTTAAACTGCAGCCTGAAATTCATAGATTTGATAAATTCTCTGAATTTGTCGATGAATTTTCAGTCGGAAAAAAAGATGTTGTGATAGTCAACAATTCCATCTATGAGGAATTCATAAAGAAACTGGATTTAAAAAGTATATTTATATCTCCAAAAAAATATGGTAGTGGAGAACCTTCTGACGAAATTATAAATAAAGTCCTTGATGAAGCTGGAAATTTCGAATTTGACAGGGTTATCGCCATTGGTGGCGGTGCTGTAATGGATATAGCAAAGTTCTTAGTCCTTGATAATGTAAAAGATTCACTTGATGTCTTCGAAAGGAAAATTGAGTTTAAAAAAACAAAGGAATTTATTGCCATCCCTACTACTTGTGGAACTGGCAGTGAAGTTACATCCTACTCAGTGGCAGAGATAAAATCAAAAAATACAAAAATGGGAATAGGGATATACGAGTTTCTGCCTGATTATGCAATACTCATACCTGAGCTTCTAAAAAATATACCTTATAAGTTCTTCGCCTTTAGTTCCCTTGATGCTCTAGTACACGCAGCCGAATCCTTTGTTTCTCCAAAATCAAACCCCTATACTGATCTTTTTGCTGAAAAAGCAATAGAATTGATCCTTAAGGGATACAAGCAGCTCTCAGAAAATGGAAGGGAACATTATTCTGAGATCATAGAGACCTTCCTTATAGGCAGCAACTACGCAGGAATAGCATTTGGAAATACCGGTGTTGGGGCGGTACATGCCCTCTCGTACCCCCTCGGCGGAAAATATCATGTGGCCCACGGAGAATGCAATTATGAATTTTTTACACCTGTTTTTAAAAAATACACAGAAATATCTCCAAAAGGAAAAATTAATAAATTTAATGAATTGATCATCTCAATTCTTGATCTCAATAAAGATGCCGATGTCTACGAAGAATTAGAAAAACTTCTTAATCATATCTGGGAAAAGAAAAAATTAAATACATTTGGCATGAAAGAAGATGAAATTTTAAAATTTACAGAAAGTGTAATCGAGAAACAGCAAAGGCTTCTTGGGAACAATTATGTACATTTAGAAAAAGAAATTATAGAAAATATATATGGCGATCTTTTTTAACCCTTCAATAACTGTGCTTCGCCTGAAAAAATCTGCTCCAAAATACAGGTTCCAAGTTTTATTCAGACACGATATAATAAAGATTTACATTTTAAATGAAAAAAGAGATCCCTGTGGATCTCTTTTTTCATGCTACTTACCCAGAGTAGCTACCATTACAGCTTTTATGGTATGAAGTCTGTTTTCGGCCTG is part of the uncultured Ilyobacter sp. genome and encodes:
- a CDS encoding 4-hydroxybutyrate dehydrogenase, producing the protein MKLFKLQPEIHRFDKFSEFVDEFSVGKKDVVIVNNSIYEEFIKKLDLKSIFISPKKYGSGEPSDEIINKVLDEAGNFEFDRVIAIGGGAVMDIAKFLVLDNVKDSLDVFERKIEFKKTKEFIAIPTTCGTGSEVTSYSVAEIKSKNTKMGIGIYEFLPDYAILIPELLKNIPYKFFAFSSLDALVHAAESFVSPKSNPYTDLFAEKAIELILKGYKQLSENGREHYSEIIETFLIGSNYAGIAFGNTGVGAVHALSYPLGGKYHVAHGECNYEFFTPVFKKYTEISPKGKINKFNELIISILDLNKDADVYEELEKLLNHIWEKKKLNTFGMKEDEILKFTESVIEKQQRLLGNNYVHLEKEIIENIYGDLF
- the gabT gene encoding 4-aminobutyrate--2-oxoglutarate transaminase, which encodes MISEKNAKILTAIPGPKSKELLEKRLKFVARGVSYSTEIFVEEAKGALIKDIDGNVFVDFAAGIGVQNIGHCDDEIIEVIKSQVEKNIHSSFNVAMYEQYINLAEKLVSKTPGDYDKKALLINSGTEAVENAVKIARKYTGKPMILSLENAFHGRTYMSMTLTSKVKPYKYGFAPYNSDTHKIPSPYCYRCQFGKKHPGCNFECAEKLNDLLKGELSADMIAALIVEPVQGEGGFIVPPKGYLPKLQKICNENGILFIVDEIQAGFARTGSLFASEQFDIEPDIITMSKALAAGMPLAAVIGKKEIMENPIVGSIGGTFSGNPVACATAIKVIEKIEKENLAERANSIGEKIKSRLFEMQKKYPVIGDIRGLGAMCAVEFIKDPESKEPNKEIIGKITKESLQQGVIFISAGIYGNVLRFLPPLVMTDEQLEYSLDVLEKSIKKALN
- a CDS encoding APC family permease, producing the protein MAKQETFERVLSKKDVLALAFGAMIGWGWVVMAGSWIKTAGTLGAILAFIMGGIMVLFVGLTYAELTSAMPKCGGEHVFSLRALGANASFICTWSIILGYVSVVAFEAVAFPTVLEYLVPGYIQGKMYTVAGYDVYFTWVLVGMISSIAITIINYFGVKPAAFLQGVLTLIIGAVGLSFFGGAVVNGDTANITSLFSDGSRGVLAVAVMTPFMYVGFDVIPQAAEEINLPFKKIGQILVMSVVMAVVWYVMIIYGVSLAMNSSALAGSKLATADAMKAVFFNSPLASKIMVIAGIGGIITSWNSFFVGGSRAIYSMADSKMLPKFLGKLHPKYKTPVNAVLLIGILSTLAPLLGRKMLVWLVDAGGFTIVISYLIVAISFVVLRFKEPDMPRPYKVRKGVLVGSIAVLLSGACIFLYLPGAPSALVNYEWAIVLGWFILGGVFYTWAKMSYAEFGMHTEENSIIQAE